In the genome of Desulfofarcimen acetoxidans DSM 771, one region contains:
- a CDS encoding M50 family metallopeptidase has protein sequence MKLGKFYGVAIYVNPFFLAMLVLFFAAGVLGHGLVSFAAVLCHELAHVIAARRMGISVSEVELLPFGGVARMGYDLVLEPEKEILVALAGPLSNFVLFALGLALKNYGIWEEQLGPYFLQTNLTIALFNLLPVLPLDGGRVYRAVLAGSIGYKKATYRAATWAQAWAVGIVLLGGLGLAYRYCGLDVPVVGLFLFYAAAKEKRMAPYLFIRHLSHKKNELIRSGVLQAEQLVTFEHAPLGDIARFIVPQKFYLVMMLDRNWQYKGTLTEAEIVDALLLHGLDFPVGKIKR, from the coding sequence ATGAAACTGGGTAAATTTTATGGCGTAGCTATATATGTCAACCCCTTTTTTTTGGCCATGCTGGTGCTGTTTTTTGCAGCCGGGGTTTTAGGACACGGGCTGGTTTCCTTTGCGGCAGTGCTCTGCCATGAGCTGGCTCATGTTATAGCTGCCAGGCGTATGGGTATATCGGTTTCTGAGGTGGAATTGCTTCCTTTTGGCGGGGTTGCCAGGATGGGCTATGATTTGGTTCTGGAGCCGGAAAAAGAAATATTAGTGGCGCTGGCCGGTCCTCTCAGTAACTTCGTACTCTTTGCCCTTGGCTTGGCATTAAAGAACTACGGGATCTGGGAGGAGCAGTTGGGGCCTTATTTTTTGCAGACTAATCTGACCATAGCTCTTTTTAATCTGCTGCCTGTTTTGCCGCTTGACGGTGGACGAGTTTACCGGGCCGTGTTGGCCGGCAGTATCGGTTATAAGAAGGCAACTTATAGGGCGGCTACATGGGCCCAGGCTTGGGCTGTAGGGATAGTATTGCTGGGAGGATTGGGCCTGGCTTACAGGTACTGCGGTCTGGATGTGCCGGTAGTTGGCCTGTTTCTCTTTTATGCTGCGGCAAAAGAAAAACGAATGGCTCCTTATTTGTTTATTCGTCACTTGTCCCATAAAAAAAATGAGCTGATCAGATCCGGTGTTTTGCAGGCTGAACAGTTAGTGACTTTTGAGCATGCTCCATTGGGGGATATTGCACGCTTCATAGTGCCGCAAAAGTTTTATTTAGTCATGATGCTGGACAGAAACTGGCAGTATAAAGGGACTTTAACCGAAGCGGAGATAGTTGATGCCCTGCTGCTGCACGGCCTGGACTTTCCCGTTGGAAAAATTAAAAGGTAA
- a CDS encoding M23 family metallopeptidase, protein MKKIIYGFRNWLRRRRKPLYSSDDWGAYANLPQPGKSCAKKKTFGRRLFSRTVWAAVILLSILALRELPDPLGQKIKTDLRYLLTTEWDYQPVVQKVVQLGLRLANVDSNEITVPVFVPQKNSHGLPLPVSGRLVKNFGWVKDDLDGMERYHAGIDIATGEKALVQAVMDGAVKKSGKDACLGEYLLLEHNNGITTLYAQLQNISVKEGDQVKSGQVIGEAGTVGDIKGFGLHFEMREDKKLVDPLKKLQFSGQAW, encoded by the coding sequence GTGAAAAAAATAATATATGGGTTTAGAAACTGGCTGCGCAGAAGAAGGAAGCCGTTATACAGCAGTGATGATTGGGGAGCTTATGCTAATCTGCCCCAACCCGGGAAGAGTTGTGCTAAGAAAAAGACTTTCGGCAGGCGATTGTTTTCGAGAACTGTTTGGGCTGCGGTAATCCTCTTATCTATATTGGCTTTGCGGGAGCTGCCTGACCCGCTGGGACAAAAGATAAAAACCGATCTGCGCTATTTACTGACCACTGAGTGGGATTATCAGCCTGTAGTGCAAAAAGTTGTGCAGTTGGGACTCAGATTGGCCAATGTGGACAGCAATGAAATAACGGTACCCGTATTTGTTCCGCAAAAAAACAGCCATGGTTTGCCCCTGCCGGTTTCAGGCCGTCTGGTAAAGAATTTTGGCTGGGTAAAAGATGATCTGGACGGTATGGAACGTTATCATGCCGGAATTGATATTGCCACAGGCGAGAAGGCCCTGGTACAGGCGGTAATGGATGGTGCCGTGAAGAAAAGCGGCAAAGACGCTTGTTTGGGGGAATACCTGCTTTTGGAGCACAACAACGGGATTACCACCTTATACGCCCAGCTCCAGAATATTTCCGTCAAAGAAGGCGATCAGGTTAAAAGCGGGCAGGTTATTGGTGAAGCCGGTACTGTGGGAGATATAAAAGGTTTCGGTCTGCACTTTGAGATGCGGGAAGACAAAAAACTGGTTGATCCCCTAAAAAAACTGCAGTTTTCCGGGCAGGCCTGGTAG
- a CDS encoding carboxypeptidase-like regulatory domain-containing protein, producing the protein MTEDNAVRKIINKNINWSGVVTVPVLGWKPNIYARVEKLEPTIAWQKNVLQLNVDIKLFVVHDEENEQELNEHSDEKKIYTNIIQVSGYVNMHHNMTTKDIQYVNHKLIVEKAANRPGQVYVKGVVELEIGYIARATLMGAVKEFLTNSPIRDALISVQELEHGETMFTATTGSEGKYNFSDIKAGTFRVVASAEGYEPKDSIAVVMLHDKVDFVLHREV; encoded by the coding sequence ATGACCGAGGATAATGCGGTAAGAAAAATTATTAACAAGAATATTAACTGGTCAGGTGTAGTTACAGTACCGGTACTTGGCTGGAAACCCAACATATATGCCAGGGTTGAAAAACTGGAACCAACAATAGCCTGGCAGAAAAATGTTTTGCAATTAAATGTCGATATAAAGTTGTTTGTTGTCCATGATGAGGAAAATGAGCAGGAGCTGAATGAACACTCCGACGAAAAAAAAATTTATACCAACATTATTCAAGTATCCGGTTATGTGAATATGCATCACAATATGACAACAAAGGATATTCAGTATGTAAATCATAAACTGATAGTAGAGAAAGCAGCAAACCGTCCCGGACAGGTTTATGTCAAAGGGGTCGTTGAACTGGAGATAGGCTATATAGCCAGAGCAACCCTGATGGGCGCGGTTAAGGAATTTTTAACCAATTCACCTATTCGCGATGCTTTGATTAGCGTTCAGGAATTGGAACATGGAGAAACCATGTTCACTGCCACAACAGGCAGTGAAGGCAAATATAATTTCAGTGATATAAAAGCCGGTACCTTTCGGGTAGTGGCTTCAGCCGAGGGATATGAGCCCAAGGACAGTATAGCCGTGGTTATGCTGCACGACAAAGTTGATTTTGTACTGCACAGAGAAGTGTAA